A genome region from Chthonomonas sp. includes the following:
- a CDS encoding RNA-binding S4 domain-containing protein has product MNIEIRGENIQLQQLLKVAGVVSMGGEVKGLLAEGAILVNDVVATERRKKIVPGDTVRVGEVVITVA; this is encoded by the coding sequence ATGAATATCGAAATTCGCGGCGAGAATATTCAGCTGCAACAACTGCTGAAAGTGGCCGGAGTGGTTTCCATGGGCGGCGAGGTCAAGGGCCTGCTCGCCGAGGGCGCGATCTTAGTCAATGACGTGGTCGCCACCGAGCGCCGCAAAAAGATCGTCCCCGGCGACACCGTGCGCGTCGGCGAGGTCGTCATCACCGTCGCTTAG
- a CDS encoding L-serine ammonia-lyase has translation MSVFDILKIGVGPSSSHTLGPWRAAERFLHELGDLRSVAQVQVGLYGSLALTGKGHGTDVAVIMGLRGFDPVTVPVDDIFPELDRIRKSSQLNLGGQSEINFDPERDVVFHHDQCLLGHPNGLLFTAQRASGESHQAAYYSVGGGFVVAQGEQPTGSRAVRLPYPIDHARQIEAYCAELGVSIPGLVRRNEDTWRPRDETELGVRNIYEAMRDCCWRGCHTGGTLPGGLNVKRRAAELHQQLMSKEADSPATWIKAIQQQNTNFSDTLQWVSCFALAVNEENANFGRVVTAPTNGAAGVIPAVLLHWVCHHRGDDESIQDFLLTASEIGSLFKKGATISAAMGGCQAEIGVSSAMAAAGLCQVMGGSVGQVLMAAEIAMEHHLGLTCDPIAGLVQIPCIERNSMGAVKAITAAQMALTSDPASAKVHLDHVILTMWNTALDMNTKYKETAEGGLALQISVAVPEC, from the coding sequence ATTAGCGTTTTCGACATCCTCAAGATTGGGGTGGGGCCGAGCAGCTCGCACACGCTGGGTCCGTGGCGCGCCGCGGAACGCTTTCTGCACGAGTTGGGCGACCTGCGCTCCGTGGCGCAAGTGCAGGTGGGGCTGTATGGCAGCCTGGCGCTGACGGGTAAAGGTCACGGCACGGATGTCGCGGTGATCATGGGTCTGCGCGGGTTCGACCCGGTGACGGTGCCGGTGGACGACATTTTCCCCGAACTCGACCGGATTCGCAAGTCAAGCCAGCTCAACCTTGGAGGGCAATCCGAGATCAACTTTGACCCGGAGCGCGACGTGGTGTTTCATCACGATCAGTGTTTGCTCGGCCATCCCAATGGGCTGCTGTTTACGGCCCAGCGCGCCAGCGGCGAGTCGCATCAGGCGGCGTACTACTCGGTGGGCGGCGGTTTCGTGGTGGCGCAGGGCGAGCAGCCAACGGGCTCGCGCGCGGTGCGGCTTCCCTACCCCATTGACCACGCTCGTCAGATCGAAGCCTATTGCGCCGAGCTTGGCGTGAGCATCCCCGGATTGGTTCGCCGGAACGAAGACACGTGGCGGCCTCGCGACGAGACCGAGCTCGGCGTGAGGAACATCTACGAGGCGATGCGCGATTGCTGTTGGCGCGGCTGCCATACGGGCGGAACCCTCCCGGGCGGCCTCAACGTCAAGCGGCGCGCGGCCGAACTGCATCAGCAACTCATGAGCAAGGAGGCCGATAGCCCGGCGACTTGGATCAAGGCGATTCAGCAACAAAACACTAACTTCTCCGACACGCTGCAGTGGGTCTCGTGCTTCGCGCTGGCCGTCAACGAGGAGAACGCCAACTTTGGCCGTGTGGTCACCGCGCCGACCAATGGCGCGGCGGGCGTCATTCCGGCGGTGCTGTTGCACTGGGTTTGCCACCACCGCGGCGACGACGAGTCAATTCAAGATTTCCTGCTGACGGCAAGCGAAATCGGTTCGCTCTTTAAGAAAGGCGCGACGATCAGCGCCGCGATGGGCGGTTGCCAGGCCGAGATCGGCGTGAGCAGCGCGATGGCGGCGGCGGGCTTGTGTCAGGTGATGGGTGGCTCGGTGGGCCAGGTGCTCATGGCCGCCGAAATCGCGATGGAGCACCATCTTGGGCTCACTTGCGACCCCATCGCCGGGCTTGTGCAGATTCCCTGCATTGAGCGCAATAGCATGGGCGCAGTCAAGGCGATCACCGCCGCGCAGATGGCTCTCACCAGCGATCCCGCCAGCGCCAAGGTTCACCTGGATCACGTGATTTTGACGATGTGGAACACCGCGCTGGACATGAACACGAAGTACAAGGAGACGGCCGAAGGCGGGCTTGCCTTGCAGATCAGCGTGGCCGTGCCCGAGTGCTAA
- a CDS encoding enoyl-CoA hydratase/isomerase family protein, with the protein MLDKKRDGSVLHVTINRPEVRNAFNDELISALSETFANPEGARVIIIRGEGPAFCAGGDLQWMTKASGYTREQNIADALNLARMLDNAARCPAVVMAKVHGAAFGGGCGLVAACDVAVALPGTKFAFSEVKLGLIPATISNIVIQKIGQGHARSLFATGEVFESEKAQRIGLVHDLATDPHDAEQILAAKIKAVLAAGPRAVHKAKILAMDAPYTLEETAALLADARAGDEGKEGVAAFLAKRPASFVEPYPVHE; encoded by the coding sequence ATGCTGGATAAGAAGCGCGATGGAAGCGTTCTTCACGTGACCATCAACCGTCCCGAAGTTCGCAACGCATTCAACGATGAACTGATCTCCGCGCTGAGCGAGACATTTGCCAACCCCGAAGGAGCGCGCGTCATCATCATTCGCGGCGAAGGGCCGGCGTTTTGCGCGGGGGGAGACCTGCAGTGGATGACCAAGGCCTCCGGCTACACCCGCGAGCAGAACATTGCCGACGCTTTGAATCTGGCGCGGATGCTGGACAATGCGGCCCGATGTCCAGCGGTGGTGATGGCTAAGGTGCACGGCGCGGCGTTTGGCGGCGGATGCGGCCTGGTCGCCGCGTGCGATGTCGCGGTCGCGTTGCCCGGCACAAAGTTCGCCTTTAGCGAGGTAAAGCTGGGCCTCATCCCGGCCACCATCAGCAACATCGTGATACAGAAAATTGGGCAGGGCCACGCGCGTTCGCTGTTCGCTACCGGCGAAGTCTTCGAGAGCGAGAAGGCGCAGCGCATCGGCTTGGTGCACGACTTGGCCACCGACCCCCACGACGCCGAACAGATTCTGGCGGCCAAGATCAAGGCTGTCCTTGCGGCGGGGCCGCGCGCGGTGCATAAGGCGAAGATTCTCGCCATGGACGCCCCCTACACCTTGGAAGAAACCGCCGCACTGCTGGCCGATGCGCGCGCCGGGGACGAAGGCAAAGAGGGCGTGGCCGCGTTCTTGGCCAAACGTCCGGCATCCTTTGTCGAGCCGTATCCCGTCCACGAATAG